A genome region from Alistipes dispar includes the following:
- a CDS encoding glycosyltransferase family 2 protein: MIRLSLVIPTYNRAAPLLAALESVVRQDLPPQEWECVVVNNNSPDDTEARFGAFAAAHPGVTLRMVREESPGVSYARNRGLAEARGGIVVFIDDDERVNEGFLRAYADFFDSHPEAVVAGGRIVAEYPGGRPAWMSKWVEMPIANPMDFGDAVRPFPAGRVPGGGNMAFRRAGLEGFGGFDPSLGRANGELIGGEENDFFERLRRGGETIWYVPGAVMWHIIPPSKLTEEYFRRLSRNVGVSQRLRARIHGRMAKTCALEIAKWGATLLLALTMPPRKSRWLLRLRWGIARGIFCGPGR, from the coding sequence ATGATTCGTCTGTCGCTCGTAATCCCTACCTACAACCGTGCCGCGCCGCTGCTGGCGGCGCTCGAATCCGTCGTGCGGCAGGATCTCCCGCCGCAGGAATGGGAATGCGTCGTGGTGAACAACAATTCGCCGGACGATACCGAGGCGCGTTTCGGGGCTTTCGCCGCGGCGCATCCCGGAGTGACGCTCCGCATGGTCCGCGAGGAGAGTCCGGGGGTGTCGTACGCCCGCAACCGGGGGCTTGCGGAGGCGCGCGGGGGGATCGTGGTCTTCATCGATGACGACGAGCGGGTGAACGAAGGCTTCCTGAGGGCCTATGCCGACTTTTTCGACTCGCATCCCGAGGCCGTCGTGGCCGGGGGGCGCATTGTCGCCGAGTATCCCGGGGGACGTCCGGCGTGGATGTCGAAGTGGGTCGAGATGCCGATCGCCAATCCGATGGATTTCGGCGACGCGGTGCGTCCCTTTCCCGCGGGACGGGTCCCGGGCGGCGGCAACATGGCGTTCCGGCGGGCGGGGCTGGAGGGATTCGGCGGTTTCGATCCCTCGCTCGGCCGGGCGAACGGCGAGCTGATCGGCGGCGAGGAGAACGACTTCTTCGAACGGCTGCGGCGCGGCGGCGAGACGATCTGGTACGTTCCCGGTGCGGTGATGTGGCATATCATCCCCCCGTCGAAGCTCACGGAGGAGTACTTCCGGCGGCTGAGCCGCAACGTGGGCGTGAGCCAGCGGCTCCGGGCGCGGATTCACGGCCGCATGGCGAAGACCTGCGCGCTCGAGATCGCGAAGTGGGGAGCGACGCTGCTGCTGGCGCTGACCATGCCGCCCCGCAAGTCCCGCTGGCTCCTGCGCCTGCGCTGGGGGATCGCGCGGGGAATCTTCTGCGGTCCCGGGCGGTAG
- a CDS encoding PLP-dependent cysteine synthase family protein translates to MDVKQNILGAIGRTPMVRINSLWSSPCVNIFAKLEGFNPTGSIKDRIAVKMIEAAEREGRLMPGKTIIEPTSGNTGIGLAIVGIVKGYPVEIVMSEAVSVERRKIIRAYGGKVRLTPAAEGTDGAIRLARRLVAENPDKYFMPDQFANACNYLAHYENTALEIWQQTGGEIDYLVCALGTSGTLMGLSRFLKTMKPSIRVVCAQPTQGHYIQGLKNMEEAIVPAIYDASKIDVQELVESEEAIEMARQIIAREGIFAGMSSGAAMLAALRTAERIERGNIVVVFPDRAEKYLSTQMFARFDD, encoded by the coding sequence ATGGATGTGAAGCAGAATATTCTGGGAGCGATCGGGCGGACGCCGATGGTGCGGATCAATTCGCTTTGGTCGAGTCCCTGCGTGAATATCTTCGCCAAGCTCGAAGGGTTCAATCCCACGGGCAGCATCAAGGACCGGATCGCCGTCAAGATGATCGAGGCGGCCGAACGCGAGGGACGGCTCATGCCCGGGAAGACGATCATCGAACCGACGTCGGGCAATACCGGGATCGGGCTGGCGATCGTGGGCATCGTCAAGGGCTATCCCGTGGAGATCGTGATGAGCGAAGCGGTGTCGGTCGAACGGCGCAAGATCATCCGCGCCTACGGCGGCAAGGTCCGTCTGACGCCCGCGGCGGAGGGGACCGACGGGGCGATCCGGCTGGCCCGCAGACTGGTGGCCGAGAACCCCGACAAGTATTTCATGCCCGATCAGTTCGCCAATGCCTGCAACTACCTGGCGCACTACGAGAATACGGCGCTGGAAATCTGGCAGCAGACCGGCGGCGAGATCGACTACCTGGTCTGTGCGCTCGGGACCTCCGGGACGCTGATGGGCCTGTCGCGGTTCCTGAAGACGATGAAGCCGTCGATCCGGGTCGTCTGCGCGCAGCCTACGCAGGGGCACTACATCCAGGGGTTGAAGAACATGGAGGAGGCGATCGTGCCGGCGATCTACGATGCTTCGAAAATCGACGTGCAGGAGCTCGTCGAGAGCGAGGAGGCGATCGAGATGGCCCGGCAGATCATCGCCCGCGAAGGGATCTTCGCCGGGATGAGCAGCGGTGCGGCGATGCTCGCGGCCCTGCGCACGGCCGAGCGGATCGAACGGGGAAATATCGTCGTCGTATTCCCCGACCGGGCCGAGAAGTACCTTTCGACGCAGATGTTCGCCCGCTTCGACGACTGA
- a CDS encoding 4Fe-4S dicluster domain-containing protein has product MGKYFDLLMEDVRMREGLHSCMNCGVCTGVCPAAEFYNYDPRQIVNIVQTRDDEAIEELLRSDTIWYCGECMSCRPRCPRGNTPGYVIQALRRLSQKLGLFVESEKGRQQLALKRIIGDNILRTGYCLVPRLVKPELHPEQGTVWQWIYDNDKEVYGRFTPVYMKQGAGALRRIDDESLDEIRRIFDVSGGREMFDDIERHSDRKAREMGYSEGAGERYLMDVFTTNSNEHD; this is encoded by the coding sequence ATGGGAAAGTATTTCGATCTGTTGATGGAGGACGTGCGGATGCGCGAGGGGCTGCATTCGTGCATGAACTGCGGCGTCTGCACGGGCGTCTGCCCCGCGGCGGAGTTCTACAACTACGACCCGCGGCAGATCGTCAATATCGTGCAGACACGCGACGACGAAGCCATCGAGGAGCTGCTTCGCAGCGACACGATCTGGTATTGCGGCGAGTGCATGTCGTGCCGTCCGCGCTGCCCGCGGGGCAATACGCCGGGGTATGTGATCCAGGCACTCCGGCGGCTGTCGCAGAAGCTCGGCCTGTTCGTCGAGAGCGAGAAGGGCCGCCAGCAGCTGGCCCTCAAGCGCATCATCGGCGACAACATCCTGCGCACGGGCTATTGCCTCGTGCCGCGGCTCGTGAAGCCCGAGCTGCATCCCGAGCAGGGGACCGTCTGGCAGTGGATCTACGACAACGACAAGGAGGTTTACGGCCGTTTCACGCCCGTTTACATGAAACAGGGGGCCGGGGCGCTGCGGCGCATCGACGACGAGTCGCTCGACGAGATCCGCCGCATTTTCGACGTGAGCGGCGGACGCGAGATGTTCGACGACATCGAGCGCCACTCGGACCGCAAGGCCCGCGAGATGGGTTACTCCGAGGGGGCCGGCGAACGCTACCTCATGGACGTTTTCACGACAAACAGCAACGAACACGATTAG
- a CDS encoding dihydrofolate reductase, translating into MLSLIAAVAENGVIGDKNALLWHISEDLKHFRAVTTGHPVVMGRKTFLSLGRPLPGRTNVVLTRQALDIPGCTVVHSLEEAVALFPNDEEVFVIGGAQVYAEALPLAGRFYLTRVRHPYEGDTRFPAWDESEWRLAASEAFPCGASYPWPFVFETWERR; encoded by the coding sequence ATGCTTTCCCTTATCGCTGCCGTCGCCGAGAACGGTGTGATCGGCGACAAAAACGCCCTGCTGTGGCATATTTCCGAGGACCTGAAACATTTCAGGGCCGTGACGACGGGCCATCCCGTCGTGATGGGCCGCAAGACCTTCCTTTCGCTCGGGCGTCCGCTGCCCGGGCGCACGAACGTCGTCCTCACGCGGCAGGCGCTCGACATTCCGGGCTGTACGGTGGTCCACTCGCTGGAGGAGGCCGTCGCGCTCTTTCCGAACGACGAGGAGGTGTTCGTCATCGGCGGGGCGCAGGTCTATGCCGAGGCGCTGCCGCTGGCCGGCCGCTTCTATCTCACGCGCGTGCGGCATCCCTACGAGGGCGACACGCGCTTCCCGGCATGGGACGAGAGCGAATGGCGCCTCGCGGCCTCGGAGGCGTTCCCGTGCGGAGCGTCCTATCCCTGGCCCTTTGTCTTCGAAACCTGGGAGCGGCGCTGA
- a CDS encoding protein-disulfide reductase DsbD family protein produces MQRPMRILLPLFAALFAAASAAGQNVTWTGTAERLDDNAYRIVLEAAIPAGYHMYDMGPYDGGPNATTITFTPNEDVTLEGGVEQLDTPHRYFDELFGMEIGTFSGKARFAQRVKLAAPQAALKAQIEWMICDDTSCMPPDDTELTIAVPEGSANGEGAVPASRPSDTEAGATGNGPSAALAATTPATAPDAAGGGTLWSLIIEAILWGFAALLTPCVFPMVPMTVSFFMKGSGSPALGRFRAAMYGFFIVALYTLPIAAIILVTRILGGDAVTADIFNWLATHWLPNILFFLVFMVFAASFFGAFEITMPSWMVNKTDAKADSKGLAGIFFMALTLVLVSFSCTGPIVGSVLIKSTAGEFWSPIVTMLAFSVAFALPFTLFAFFPAMLKKLPKSGGWLNSVKVVLGFIEVALGLKFLSVADQTYHWGLLDREIYLAVWIVTFSLLGFYLLGKIKFAHDSDMPYLGVGRLALAIVTFSFVIYLLPGMWGAPLKGLSGYLPPLATQDFVAGQGGAAAGSTASGEGLRTVEGLKPKYSDFLHLPHGLEGFFDLREAEAYAEKVGKPLFIDFTGHGCVNCREMEARVWSDPEVLAMLRNDYVIVALYSDDKKVLPENEWVTTESGKVLKSLGKINSRYALTTYGVNAQPYYVLQGRGGKMLVPPRGYDLSVPGFVAFLRSGLEAYRAER; encoded by the coding sequence ATGCAGAGACCAATGCGCATACTTTTGCCGCTCTTCGCGGCACTGTTCGCCGCCGCATCGGCCGCGGGCCAAAACGTCACGTGGACGGGCACGGCGGAACGTCTCGACGACAACGCCTACCGCATCGTGCTCGAAGCCGCGATTCCCGCAGGCTACCACATGTACGACATGGGCCCCTACGACGGAGGTCCCAACGCCACGACGATCACCTTCACGCCGAACGAGGACGTCACGCTCGAAGGCGGCGTCGAACAGCTCGACACGCCGCACCGCTATTTCGACGAACTGTTCGGCATGGAGATCGGAACTTTCTCCGGAAAGGCCCGTTTCGCCCAGCGGGTGAAACTCGCGGCTCCGCAGGCCGCGCTCAAGGCGCAGATCGAATGGATGATCTGCGACGATACGAGCTGCATGCCGCCCGACGATACGGAACTGACGATCGCGGTTCCAGAGGGTTCGGCGAACGGAGAAGGCGCGGTTCCCGCGTCGCGGCCGTCGGACACGGAGGCCGGCGCGACGGGGAACGGTCCCTCCGCCGCGCTCGCCGCGACGACTCCGGCAACGGCGCCCGATGCCGCGGGCGGAGGTACGCTCTGGTCGCTCATCATCGAGGCGATCCTCTGGGGATTCGCCGCGCTGCTGACCCCCTGCGTCTTCCCGATGGTCCCGATGACCGTCTCGTTCTTCATGAAAGGTTCCGGAAGCCCGGCGCTGGGCCGTTTCCGCGCCGCCATGTACGGTTTCTTCATCGTGGCCCTCTACACGCTCCCCATCGCGGCGATCATTCTCGTCACGCGCATCCTCGGCGGCGACGCCGTGACGGCCGACATATTCAACTGGCTGGCCACGCACTGGCTGCCGAACATCCTCTTCTTCCTCGTATTCATGGTCTTCGCCGCCTCGTTCTTCGGTGCGTTCGAGATCACCATGCCCTCGTGGATGGTCAATAAGACCGATGCGAAGGCCGATTCGAAGGGGCTGGCCGGCATCTTCTTCATGGCCCTGACGCTCGTGCTGGTGTCGTTCTCCTGCACGGGTCCCATCGTCGGATCGGTGCTCATCAAGTCCACCGCAGGCGAGTTCTGGAGTCCGATCGTCACCATGCTCGCATTCTCCGTGGCCTTCGCCCTGCCCTTCACCCTCTTCGCATTCTTTCCCGCGATGCTCAAGAAGCTGCCCAAAAGCGGCGGATGGCTCAATTCGGTGAAGGTCGTACTGGGATTCATCGAAGTCGCGCTGGGTCTGAAATTCCTCTCCGTGGCCGACCAGACCTACCACTGGGGACTGCTCGACCGCGAGATTTACCTCGCCGTGTGGATCGTCACCTTCTCCCTGCTGGGATTCTACCTGCTGGGGAAAATCAAATTCGCCCACGACAGCGACATGCCCTACCTGGGTGTGGGACGCCTCGCACTGGCCATCGTCACCTTCTCGTTCGTCATCTACCTCCTTCCCGGCATGTGGGGCGCCCCGCTCAAAGGACTTTCGGGTTATCTTCCGCCCCTTGCGACACAGGACTTCGTCGCAGGACAGGGCGGCGCGGCCGCGGGAAGTACGGCCTCCGGAGAGGGGCTGCGGACCGTCGAAGGGCTCAAACCCAAATACAGCGACTTCCTCCACCTGCCGCACGGGCTCGAAGGGTTCTTCGATCTCCGGGAGGCCGAAGCCTATGCCGAAAAGGTCGGAAAGCCGCTCTTCATCGACTTCACGGGACACGGTTGCGTCAATTGCCGCGAAATGGAGGCCCGCGTATGGTCCGATCCCGAGGTGCTCGCCATGCTACGCAACGACTACGTGATCGTCGCGCTCTACTCCGACGACAAGAAAGTGCTCCCCGAGAACGAATGGGTCACGACCGAGTCGGGAAAAGTGCTGAAAAGCCTCGGCAAGATCAACTCCCGCTACGCGCTCACGACATACGGCGTGAACGCACAGCCCTACTACGTCCTGCAGGGACGAGGCGGCAAGATGCTCGTACCGCCCCGCGGATACGACCTCAGCGTACCCGGATTCGTCGCATTCCTCCGAAGCGGACTCGAAGCATACCGGGCGGAACGGTAG
- a CDS encoding CoB--CoM heterodisulfide reductase iron-sulfur subunit B family protein, producing MMKRASWTDYQKQIADDRYYYGRSCIRQNFFPGSEKAFIDILRHDLGRDLLDDPRHSSCTGIGYHSDIVPLETIMTVVARQFSLMNEAGYENFVTSCITSFGVYTEVLATWAEFPETEERTRENLLKATGREFRKPASLAHTSDVMFHFRDRIAAQARRRLVNVATGEPLRVVEHIGCHYAKIFPKSGIGGSEFPYVLAGMVEAWGGECVDYPERRHCCGFGFRNYLVQANRGYSIANSHKKLESMAPYKPDFIVANCPGCAMFLDKWQYAIAEMEGTTYGENGHGIPVLTYEEMAGLVLGYDPWALGMQMHQVDVEPLLDKMGVEYDPAAKYLGRNGKYIGKPASAVVNCGTTDTVYDIRE from the coding sequence ATGATGAAACGGGCAAGCTGGACGGATTACCAGAAACAGATCGCCGACGACCGCTACTACTACGGCCGCAGTTGCATCCGGCAGAATTTTTTCCCGGGCAGCGAAAAGGCGTTCATCGACATACTGCGGCACGACCTGGGGCGCGACCTGCTGGACGACCCCAGGCACTCCTCGTGCACGGGCATCGGCTACCATTCGGACATCGTGCCGCTGGAGACGATCATGACGGTCGTGGCGCGGCAGTTCTCGCTGATGAACGAGGCGGGGTACGAGAATTTCGTCACCTCGTGCATCACCTCCTTCGGCGTCTATACCGAGGTGCTGGCCACCTGGGCCGAGTTCCCCGAGACGGAGGAGCGCACGCGCGAGAACCTGCTGAAGGCCACCGGACGCGAATTCCGCAAGCCGGCCAGCCTGGCCCACACGTCGGACGTCATGTTCCATTTCCGCGACCGGATCGCCGCACAGGCCCGGCGGCGGCTGGTGAACGTGGCGACGGGCGAACCGCTGCGCGTGGTCGAGCACATCGGCTGCCACTACGCCAAGATCTTCCCGAAGTCCGGGATCGGCGGTTCGGAGTTCCCCTACGTGCTGGCCGGCATGGTCGAGGCGTGGGGCGGCGAGTGCGTCGATTACCCCGAACGGCGGCACTGCTGCGGATTCGGGTTCCGCAACTACCTCGTGCAGGCCAACCGCGGCTATTCGATCGCCAACTCGCACAAGAAGCTGGAGAGCATGGCCCCCTACAAGCCCGACTTCATCGTGGCCAACTGTCCGGGTTGCGCCATGTTCCTCGACAAGTGGCAGTACGCCATCGCCGAGATGGAGGGCACGACCTACGGGGAGAACGGCCACGGCATCCCGGTCCTCACCTACGAGGAGATGGCCGGGTTGGTGCTGGGCTACGACCCCTGGGCGCTGGGAATGCAGATGCACCAGGTCGATGTCGAGCCGCTGCTCGACAAGATGGGGGTCGAATACGATCCCGCGGCCAAATACCTTGGCCGCAACGGGAAATATATCGGCAAGCCCGCCTCGGCGGTGGTGAACTGCGGCACGACCGACACGGTGTACGACATAAGGGAGTAG
- a CDS encoding adenosine kinase — translation MKRVIGIGNALTDMLVNLKTDSVLGRFKLAKGSMSLVDTVLQTEISKSVAGLPYSLSLGGSAGNTIRAMAQLGCKVGFIGKVGPDTTGDFFIQALENLGIEPLIFRGKERSGKCVSLISPDGERTMVTHLGAALELSAAEIEPSIFDGYDCLYVEGYLVQSHDLILQAARTAKECGLKVAIDLASFNIVAENLTFLRDLVREYVDIVFANEDEAKTFACEAEPLNALQAISELAELAVVKIGTKGALIKRGDEVVHVGIMAAARRVDTTGAGDFYAAGFLAGLCEGLSLRQCGTIGAITAGKVIEVVGTTFGEDAWKDIYRLVSKVKHEKYLF, via the coding sequence ATGAAACGCGTAATCGGCATCGGCAACGCCCTTACGGACATGCTGGTCAATCTGAAAACCGACTCCGTGCTGGGACGGTTCAAATTAGCCAAAGGCTCGATGAGTCTGGTGGACACCGTGCTCCAGACCGAAATCTCGAAATCGGTGGCCGGACTCCCCTACTCGCTCTCGCTCGGCGGCTCGGCAGGCAACACGATCCGCGCCATGGCGCAGCTGGGCTGCAAGGTGGGCTTCATCGGCAAGGTGGGCCCCGACACCACGGGCGATTTCTTCATCCAGGCCCTCGAGAACCTCGGCATCGAGCCGCTCATCTTCCGCGGAAAGGAGCGTTCGGGCAAATGCGTTTCGCTCATCTCTCCCGACGGGGAGCGGACGATGGTGACCCACCTCGGCGCAGCGCTGGAGCTGTCGGCCGCGGAGATCGAGCCCTCGATCTTCGACGGCTACGACTGTCTCTACGTCGAAGGGTATCTGGTGCAGAGCCACGACCTCATCCTGCAGGCCGCCCGCACGGCCAAGGAGTGCGGGCTGAAGGTGGCCATCGACCTGGCGAGCTTCAACATCGTCGCCGAGAACCTCACGTTCCTGCGCGACCTGGTGCGCGAATACGTCGATATCGTCTTCGCCAACGAGGACGAGGCCAAGACCTTCGCCTGCGAAGCCGAGCCGCTGAACGCCCTGCAGGCGATTTCGGAGCTGGCCGAACTGGCCGTGGTGAAGATCGGCACGAAGGGCGCGCTCATCAAACGGGGCGACGAGGTGGTGCATGTGGGCATCATGGCCGCCGCCAGACGCGTGGACACCACGGGCGCAGGGGACTTCTATGCGGCGGGATTCCTCGCCGGGCTGTGCGAAGGGCTTTCGCTGCGCCAGTGCGGCACGATCGGCGCCATCACCGCAGGCAAGGTGATCGAAGTCGTGGGCACGACCTTCGGCGAAGACGCCTGGAAAGACATCTACCGGCTGGTCAGCAAGGTCAAGCACGAGAAATACCTCTTTTAG
- a CDS encoding 4Fe-4S dicluster domain-containing protein: MAIRFGYTISKPRAIDLDRNNLRKSDEILREMPELQTCIGCGGCTAVCTAGNLTEFNFRRVHTLVRRGEYQGAYEEMNKCMLCGKCRLVCPRGINTRGVVLLIKRKLGDF; the protein is encoded by the coding sequence ATGGCGATCCGTTTCGGCTATACCATTTCGAAACCCCGGGCGATCGACCTCGACCGCAACAACCTGCGCAAGAGCGACGAAATCCTGCGCGAGATGCCCGAGTTGCAGACCTGCATCGGCTGCGGGGGCTGCACGGCGGTCTGCACGGCCGGAAATCTCACGGAGTTCAACTTCCGGCGGGTCCACACGCTCGTCCGCCGCGGTGAGTATCAGGGAGCCTACGAGGAGATGAACAAGTGCATGCTGTGCGGCAAGTGCCGGCTGGTGTGCCCGCGCGGCATCAATACGCGGGGCGTGGTGCTGTTGATAAAACGTAAACTGGGGGACTTCTGA
- a CDS encoding (Fe-S)-binding protein, giving the protein MTFFAPFCIPFMVGAAVMFLTLAWKWGVWLWRLPRADKMRIVRGLPTRRTAEAVWEVVSESLLHRRIFRVNPLLGYMHMSLAFGWFLLIAVGWIETVAYLGFRYVPLQGHVFFKYFATGLEHKPVFDFAMDLLLLFVLSGVALAWAKRFRSRAMGLRRTTKHVPGDRVALSALWFVFPARLAAESATCALYGGGGFLTGSLGAWLAGHVGVLPLMNFESAAWWFYSSCLGVFFVALPFSRYMHIFTEIPLIFLRRYGLRSGEKETSYDRFQTDACSRCGICIDPCQLQSVLGKDTVQSVYFLRDRRYGMLRRETADDCLMCGRCAVKCPVGIDLNTLRLNSRDTMRNVPDERRYGYFAGLDRSSGTGKVGYFAGCMTLLTPRTLSAMERVFGAAGEEVWWADREGGVCCGRPLKLAGETDSARRMMRYNTELFRKHGITTLVTSCPICLKVFREDYDLPGIEVLHHSEYIHRLLRTGRLAVAHGATRFTYHDPCELGRGSGIYDEPRAVIGAVGELLEPASTRENALCCGSSVANTAISDEGQLRIARAVGAELEATGAEVVVTACPLCKKALGRGVKAPVRDLAEVVADSLVHN; this is encoded by the coding sequence ATGACCTTTTTCGCGCCTTTCTGCATTCCGTTCATGGTCGGTGCGGCCGTGATGTTCCTTACCCTCGCGTGGAAGTGGGGCGTGTGGCTCTGGCGTCTGCCCCGGGCAGACAAGATGCGCATCGTGCGCGGCCTGCCCACGCGCCGCACGGCGGAGGCCGTGTGGGAGGTGGTGAGCGAGTCGCTGCTGCACCGCCGGATCTTCCGCGTCAATCCGTTGCTGGGCTACATGCACATGTCGCTGGCCTTCGGGTGGTTCCTGCTGATCGCCGTGGGGTGGATCGAGACGGTCGCCTACCTCGGCTTCCGCTACGTGCCGTTGCAGGGGCATGTCTTTTTCAAATACTTCGCCACGGGACTGGAGCACAAGCCGGTATTCGACTTTGCGATGGACCTGCTGTTGCTGTTCGTCCTCTCGGGCGTGGCGCTGGCATGGGCCAAACGCTTCCGTTCGCGGGCGATGGGCCTGCGCCGCACGACGAAACACGTGCCGGGCGACCGTGTGGCGCTGTCGGCTCTCTGGTTCGTCTTCCCGGCCCGTCTGGCGGCCGAAAGCGCGACCTGCGCCCTTTACGGCGGCGGGGGATTCCTCACCGGATCGCTCGGCGCCTGGCTGGCCGGTCATGTCGGGGTGCTGCCGCTCATGAACTTCGAGTCGGCGGCATGGTGGTTCTATTCGTCGTGCCTCGGAGTTTTCTTCGTGGCGCTGCCCTTTTCGCGCTACATGCACATTTTCACCGAGATTCCGCTCATCTTCCTGCGCCGCTACGGCCTGCGGTCGGGCGAGAAGGAGACCTCCTACGACCGCTTCCAGACCGATGCCTGCTCGCGTTGCGGCATCTGCATCGACCCCTGCCAGTTGCAGAGCGTGCTGGGAAAGGATACGGTGCAGTCGGTCTATTTCCTGCGCGACCGCCGCTACGGCATGCTGCGGCGCGAGACGGCCGACGACTGCCTGATGTGCGGCCGCTGCGCCGTGAAGTGTCCCGTGGGCATCGACCTCAATACGCTGCGGCTCAATTCGCGCGATACGATGCGCAACGTGCCCGACGAACGGCGTTACGGCTATTTCGCCGGGCTGGACCGCTCCTCCGGGACGGGCAAGGTGGGTTATTTCGCCGGGTGCATGACCCTGCTGACGCCCCGCACCCTGTCGGCGATGGAGCGCGTGTTCGGCGCCGCCGGCGAGGAGGTGTGGTGGGCCGACCGCGAAGGGGGCGTCTGCTGCGGGCGGCCGCTCAAACTGGCGGGCGAGACCGATTCGGCCCGCCGGATGATGCGCTACAATACGGAGCTGTTCCGCAAACACGGCATCACGACGCTGGTGACCTCCTGTCCGATCTGTCTCAAGGTCTTCCGCGAGGATTACGACCTGCCGGGGATCGAGGTGCTGCACCATTCGGAATATATCCATCGGCTGCTCCGCACGGGGCGGCTGGCGGTGGCGCACGGCGCGACGCGCTTCACATACCACGATCCCTGCGAACTGGGCCGCGGCAGCGGCATCTACGACGAGCCGCGTGCGGTGATCGGTGCGGTCGGGGAGCTGCTCGAACCCGCCTCGACGCGGGAGAACGCCCTCTGCTGCGGGTCGTCGGTGGCCAACACGGCGATTTCCGACGAGGGGCAGCTCCGCATCGCCCGCGCGGTGGGCGCCGAACTCGAGGCGACGGGCGCCGAGGTCGTAGTCACGGCCTGCCCGCTCTGCAAGAAAGCGCTCGGACGCGGCGTGAAAGCTCCGGTGCGCGATCTGGCGGAGGTGGTGGCGGACAGTCTGGTACATAATTAA
- a CDS encoding FAD-dependent oxidoreductase, translated as MKKRIIVIGGGAAGMQTALRLAEQGAEAVLLEKEAELGGKLRGWHVLFPSFTPAGEVLSELRRRVAASGVRVETGAEVVGLSPREVRLADGRTLACDAAVLCTGFTLFDASVKEEYGYGIYDNVLTSVDVERMLREGRVAKADGSQPRRIAFLHCVGSRDEKVCQQHCSKVCCITGVKQAMEMKRLFPDADVFNFYMDIRMFGPGYEEMYREAQQRYNIHFVRGRISEAGPTLDGRVQIKAEDTLTGRPLRMSVDLLVLLVGMRANDDNAALAAEAGLRLAPSGFLQPRDLFLDNVRSSADGIFCAGAVSAPKSLGETLNEGTAAADAAVRYAGV; from the coding sequence ATGAAAAAACGGATCATCGTCATAGGCGGCGGCGCGGCGGGTATGCAGACCGCGCTGCGGCTCGCCGAACAGGGCGCCGAGGCGGTCCTCCTGGAGAAGGAGGCCGAGCTGGGCGGCAAGCTCCGGGGCTGGCATGTGCTCTTCCCGTCGTTCACTCCGGCCGGGGAGGTGCTCTCCGAGTTGCGGCGGCGGGTGGCGGCGAGCGGCGTGCGGGTGGAGACGGGCGCCGAAGTGGTGGGCCTTTCGCCCCGGGAGGTGCGGCTGGCCGACGGACGGACCCTTGCGTGCGACGCGGCGGTTCTCTGCACGGGTTTTACGCTCTTCGACGCCTCGGTCAAGGAGGAGTACGGCTACGGCATCTACGACAACGTGCTGACGTCGGTCGATGTCGAACGGATGCTCCGCGAGGGGCGTGTGGCCAAGGCCGACGGCTCGCAGCCGCGGCGGATCGCCTTCCTCCACTGCGTCGGATCGCGCGACGAGAAGGTGTGCCAGCAGCACTGTTCGAAGGTGTGCTGCATCACGGGTGTCAAGCAGGCGATGGAGATGAAGCGGCTCTTTCCCGACGCCGACGTTTTCAATTTCTACATGGACATACGCATGTTCGGTCCGGGATACGAGGAGATGTACCGCGAGGCGCAGCAGCGCTATAACATCCATTTCGTCCGCGGCCGCATCTCGGAGGCCGGGCCCACGCTCGACGGACGGGTGCAGATCAAGGCCGAGGATACGCTGACGGGCCGTCCGCTGCGCATGAGCGTCGATCTGCTGGTGCTGCTGGTGGGCATGCGCGCCAACGACGACAACGCCGCGCTGGCCGCCGAGGCCGGGCTGCGGCTCGCTCCGAGCGGGTTCCTGCAGCCGCGCGACCTGTTCCTGGACAACGTCCGCAGTTCGGCGGACGGGATCTTCTGCGCCGGGGCGGTCTCCGCGCCCAAAAGCCTCGGCGAGACGTTGAACGAAGGGACCGCTGCGGCCGACGCCGCGGTCCGCTACGCGGGGGTGTAG